The genomic segment TCCAGAGCTTTTAAATAGATGAACACATAAAGCACAGTCCGTTTCGCCGATTGCTACTGGCGATACGGGCTGCCTCTTGTCCATATCAATAAAAATCGTGTAATAGAAACCTAACTCACAGGAAAGCGGAGCAAGTTCTTAAACATCTAATGGGTACGAACAGCTTTAATAAGCCTAAAAATAAGAGGGTATACAAGGCTTCCCACTAAACCCTGCTGCCCTGAAGATCATCCAGCAGCTATTACCAACACGCTCAAACCCAAGCTTGTGATAATAATCTGCAGCAATATCACTATGCAGATAGATTGCATTTGCTTTGTGTTGGCTGAGCAACCTTTGTGTAATTTTAGAAACCAGGTAAGCCGCGTAGCCCCTTCGCCGGTAAGTAGGCGCGGTTACCACAGAACCTATGCCGTAACAATGCTCGCTTAAACCAAACTGATTTGTGTACACGATCAGGGAAGAAACAGGCGTATCATTAACACAGAGTGTGTACCACGAGCCTGATTGGTACTTGCGGCTTTTACGACAGCTTATCAAGTAATCTTGTAGAGACTGTCCCTCGCTCCAGGCATCAAAACCCATAGAGTAAATGATATCCATACTCTGGGGCGCCGTTATTATTTTCATTAGAAATCCCTTTACCTACCCGCAACAGTTTTATTTAAAATCAAACCGCATGGTAATTACCCCCTCTTCCATATCTCGCTTTACCGCAAAACCTAGCGACTTAGCTAAGCCCGCCATGCCATGATTTTGCAGCATGGTTTCGCCGGTTAAATAATCAATGCCACTGTCGCGGCAGTAATTGAGCATTTTTAGCAACAACCGTTTACCTAGTCCCTGGCCTTTCATATCGGCGCGCACCACCACGGCGAATTCGCCTTCGGTGTTTTCCGGGTCCATCAAGGCGCGCACAACACCTAAGGTTTCTTCACTGCCGTCTTCGCATTTGGCGCTGGCAATAAAGGCCATTTCGCGGTCGTAATCAATTTGCGTTTGTCTTGCCAGCTGCTCGTGACCCAGGCTTGGCATTTCGGCAAAGTAGCGGTTGTAGCGGTCGGCGCCCAGCAGGCGGCGGTCAAATTCACGGTGGGCTGCCTCATCTTCTGGGCGGATCGGACGCAGTACCACCTCACGTCCATTTTTTAAACTGATTGGCTCTTCAAGCTCTTTCGGATATGGCCGAATCGCAAGTTGTCGTGTTTGCGGATCGCCCAACTTTACGCTGATATCCAGCACCGTAAGTTCCGCGCCGGAAGCGAGCAGTGGATTAATATCCAACTCCTGGATTTCCGGATGGTCAATTACAATTTGATTGACCTGGGTCAGCAGTACCTCAAGCGCGTGGCGGTTGAGTGGCTGTTGCAAATTGTGATCGCGAATTTTGCCCTCGGCCAGCGCCTGAATAACCAGGTAACGAGCCAGCGCCATATTAAGTGGTGGCAGAGCAACCACGGTATGGCGCTGGGTATCCAGCTCTGTGCCAGCCTCGCCCAATAAAATAACCGGGCCGAACACCGGGTCGTTTTTAACGGCAATGCGCAGCTCGTAGGCACCGGCGCGGCGGGCCATTTGCTGTAAGGTAAATCCCTCGACCTTCGCCTGGGGATAAGTGGTTGCCACACGCTTGAGCATATTCTCGGCGGTTTGATGCACCTCTTGCGCCGCGTGCAGGTTAAGCACAACTCCGCCGACTTCGGATTTGTGCAGAATATCCTGTGAGACAATTTTTAACGCGACCGGAAAACCGATACTCGAGGCCTGCAGCGCTGCCTCTCCCGGTGTCAGTGCGGTAGAAGTGGGCAGAGTTTTAATCCCGTAGGCCTGCAGCAAAGGCACAATGTCTTCGGTGTTTAGCTGATTATCGCCCCGGCTATGGGCCAGGTTGACAATTTTGCGGGCACTGAGAATATCGTGGGGAATACCGGCGGGCACCGACTCTGGTGTTTCCAGCAGCAGCTTTTGGTTACGACGGTATTGCACCATATGCATAAATGCGCCCACCGCCCCTTCGGGCGTGCGAAATGATGCTATTCCCGCTCGAGAGAATTTTTGCCGCCCCGCCACCGAAGCGCCCTCACCCATCCATGCCACCAGAACATTGGGGATGCGCCCCGATTTGCGTTTTATGGTTTGAATGACTTTTGCGGCGTAGGTTTCTCCAGAAACAAGCGCCGAAGGGCCGTGTAATACCAGTAAATTATCGACCTCAGGAGCGTCTAACAGGATTTCCAACGCCTGCTGGTACAACTCGGGCGAGGCATCGCCCAATAGATTAACGGGGTTGGCGCTGCGCCCCCCGACGGGAACCACCTCGCTCAAGCGCTGCTGGGTTTCCTCGCTCAGGGTTTCCAGACGACCGCCATTACTGATTAAGGTATCCACCGCCATAAGCGCGGGACCTACGCCGTTGGTTAGTACGGTGAGCCTTTCACCGTGTATCGGTTTGCCGTGGGCCAGTGTTTCGACTGCGGCAAACAGCTCGCGCAACTCCCCTACCCGCAACATACCGGCGCGGCGAAAGGCGGCATCGTAGACACCGTCTGCGCCGACTTGATCCGGCGCTACTGTGGCTGCCGCCTCCAGGCTTTGCAACGTGTGGCCGGTTTTAATCACCAATATGGGTTTGTGCACCGAGGCTGCCCGCGCCGCCGACATAAACAGCCGGCCGCTGCGAATGGATTCTACATACAGCAAAATCGCGCTGGTTTTGCCATCGCGCCCCAAGTAATCCAGCAGCTCATCGTAATCAACATCCGCACCATCACCCAGGGCAATAAAATGAGAAAAACCGATGCTGCGCTTGTCCGCCCAATCGAGAATTGTGGTACACACCGCCGACGACTGACTGATAAAGGCAATCTTACCCGGCTGCGCCGCAGTGTGCGCATAACTGGCATTAAGACCGATACGCGGCACCATCAAGCCAATACTGTTGGGCCCGAGAATACGCATTTGCCAGCGATGCGCGGCATCGAGCATGGCCTGCTGTACTGTGGTGCCGTCTATCTCAAGCTGGCTCAGGCCGGCAGCAATAACTATTGCATTGCGACAGCCAAACTCACCCAGCTGCTCGATGATTGAGGGCACCCGATCCGCACGGGTACAGATAATTGCCAAATCAGGCACCACCGGCAGCTCATTAATCGAGCCGTAGGCTAAGACCCCATTAATAGCTGAGTACTTGGGGTTAACGGGCATAATGGGGCCGGCAAAACTTGCCTGCAGCAGGTTGCGCATGACGGCATTACCCGGTCGGTTAGCGCGATTGGAAGCGCCAATTACCGCAACCGATGAGGGGTGTAACAATTTGTCGATATGTTTAAGACTCATGCCTGGATTTTAGAACCTGTTGCCCTTATTTGGATAGTAGCAACGCTGTGGGAATTTTAAATTCGCTACAATAGCCGCACTATTCTACTGCACTGCCGTAACGGACTTGCCAACCTATGACAGACACTCTGCCACTGATTCTCGCAGGCCCCATACTGCGCCATACCACAAGTTCACAAGTAACCCTGTGGCTGTGTACCAGTCGCCGCAGCCATATCCAGGTGCAACTGCACCAGCCAGATAACACCGTCCAAACCTTTAACCCCACACAGCACCAACTGCCGGCAGGGGAACGCTGTTACTTGCAACTGCTGCATTTAAAGCTTTCAACGCCTCTGCCAGAAGGCGAGCCTATTGGCTACGAACTGATATTTAACGGTGAGAAAATCGCGTTGCGCGAACGCCTTAGCGAGCTGTGCTACGCTGACGAACCCCGTCCGAGCTTTATCATCCAACCCAAACTTAAACGTTTGCTGCACGGGTCTTGCCGTAAGCCCCATCACCCTGGGGAAGATGGCCTGTGCGATGCCGACAGACTAATGGCGCAAACACGCGGTAACACCCAGCAGACTCCGGCGCTGTTATTAATGACTGGCGATCAAGTCTACGCCGACGATGTGGCGGGCCCAATGCTTGCCGCTATCCACCAGCTGATTGCCAAACTTGGCCTGCGCGATGAAAGTTTTAGCGGCGCTACGGTGGATGACACACAATCGCTGTTTAGCTGCGACAACAATTACTATGAACGCGAACAACTGCTGCCGCGTAATAAAGCCAATCGCGATCTGTTAGAGCTGTTTTTTGGCGGTGCCGAAAAGCCTATTTTTACTTCAGCAGGAGCACACAACCACTTAATCTCACTCAGCGAAATGCTGGCCATGTACCTGCTGACCTGGTCTCCCATCTGTTGGACGCTGGTAAATGTGCAACAGCCACCGGGCGGAATGAAAGACCAGTATCGCGAACAGTACCTCAATGAGCTCAAACACATAAATCACTTTGCCGACGGCCTAGGACAAGTGCAACGACTAATGGCACACCTGCCCAGCTATATGATTTTTGACGATCACGATGTCACCGATGACTGGAATCTTACCCGAGGCTGGGAGGAGACTGCTTACGGTCACCCGTTTTCGCGGCGTATTATTGGCAATGCCCTGATCGCGTACTGGCTGTGTCAGGGCTGGGGCAACCAACCGGAAGTATTCAAGCCTCTCGCCAGCAGGCTGGATTCACTTTTTGCCGACGAGGCAATCAACCGTCAAGATGAGTTGATTGACACACTTTTGGACTGGGAACACTGGCACTATGAGCTGGACACCCAACCCCCTGTCGTGGTGCTGGACACCCGCACTCGGCGCTGGCGCTCGGAATCCAGCCCCAATCGGCCATCGGGCTTGATGGATTGGGAAGCGCTAACCGATATGCAGCAAAAACTGATTGGCCATAAAAGCGTTATCATGGTTTCACCCAGTCCGGTGTTTGGGGTGAAGCTGATTGAAGTGGTACAGCGTATTTTTACTTTCTTTGGCAAAGCGCTGATGGTAGATGCAGAAAACTGGATGGCCCACCCGGGCGCAGCCAATGTGATGCTGAATATATTCTCCCATCTGAAAACGCCGCCACACTTTATTATTTTATCGGGCGATGTGCATTACTCCTTTGTCTACGACGTAACCATTAGGCGGCGTAAGCACAGCCCGGAAATCACTCAAATTACTGCCAGCGGTCTAAAAAATACCTTTCCGGCATCCTTGTTAAAATGGTTCGACAGACTAAATCGCTGGCTTTACGCCAGCCGCTCGCCGCTAAACCTATTTACCAAGCGCCGCCGCATGAAAGTCCGACAACGTCATGTACCCGGACAAAAACACGACCGACTATTAAACCAATGCGGTATTGGTTTGGTAGAGTTGCAAAGTGAGGGCGACCACATAAAAGCCAGCATTATCAGTCGCAATAGGCAGCAAGACTTTTACTAAATTAGCGCAAGCTGGACAGACTACCTTCGGGCTGTCCCGAAGGTAGTCAGGCAGGATTACAGGCATTATTAATGGCCCAGGGAATACTGCTCTTCGCGGTACTCTGGCATATTATCCAGCTGGTCTTCACTCATGGGGGTATTCCATACGATCTGGTTTCCCTCAGCCTTGAACTGGCGCGCGTCCACCAGAACCTCCTTGTCGCCAATGCCGATAAAGCCACCCACGCTGATCACCAGATCGGTCACCCGGTTATCTTTGACAATGACTTTTTCGACTTCGCCCAGAGTTTCGCCTTCGCGATTCACAACATCGCGTCCTTCAAGGTTCTTAGCCTGAGTAGCGGGCGCTGAAGCCAATGACGGACCATCAGACTCCGCCGGATCGGCAGTCTCGCGGGTCGAATACTGCGCAACACCTTGGGCTTCGCCATCCATTTCCGCAGTCATACCCGAGCCTTCTGGGTGACTGGCAAGTGAGCGAGCCTGGCCACTGGTCTGGGCCTGCGATTCAAGCTCCGACTGTGATAGCCGATCACTGCGCAGCAATTCACGGGCGAACACTGCATACTCTTCGCTGTTAAGCGCATCATCGGCGTTGTCGTCAAAGCGATCCATCACTTTATCTTCACTCCAGTCGCGCTGCTTTAAGTCCTGCTGATAGGCACTCTTTAACTCAGAGAACTCCACCTGGCCACTGGTGTCTTTATCCACCTGAGAAAAAGCTTTTAAATTGACCGAAGACTCATACACGCTCCGCTCGCCGTTCTTTTGCATTTCCCCAGCCAGCGCCAAGGGAGACACAGACAAGCTGCCCAACAGAGCTAGAGCGGCCGTTTTAGCAAACACAGTTTTACGTAAATTACTCATAACATTCACCTCAATGGTTTGGTAAAAGGATGCCCTTAGTCGAACGAGCATCCCAAATTCACCCCCAAAGTCCGTGGTATTAGAATGTGTACTGCAGGTTGACGCTGGCGTAGTCCACATCCATATTCAGCGGCTCGCTCTGCAGCACATTGACTTCGTCGCGCTCAATATCAAAATTAAAACGCTCATACTCGACGCGCAGGTCTAAATGCTCCGCGATTTGAAACTTTGTACCTACACCCCAAAAAGTGTCGTCGCCGTCAAAATCTTCTTCCAGATTAGCGACATCCGTGTTCAGCCTTGCATCACTGTCCCACCAAAGTTGCCCCCCTTTGGCGTAGAGAGAAAAAACTTCGGTCAGGGGCGCTTCTAAAATGAGAGCCAAAGAAGTACCCGACGGATCAAAGGTAAAAACATCATTACTGGCTTCGTCAAAATCGATGTACGCCCCTTCAACGCCGATGTACTCGTTAAACTTAACCAAGGCAAACGCTTTTTTCGCCGCCTCGTCCTCATCAAAGTCACCGTCTTTCATTTTAGTGACACCGTAACCACCACCGACAGAAAATTCGGGTTGAAACCGCCAGCCATTGTCCGCAGATTGCGCCATTACAGAAGCTGATGAAGCGCACAGAACACACACTGAAAAAACCTGCTTAAACATAGGTACTACTCCTAAATCATCCTAAGAATCGATCGCTGACAACACAGGGGTTTGAGCGATATCGCAGGTAGCTATCGCAACCAACATGCCAAAAAATATGTTAACTTTCAGATTTGGAGCGGCTTCACATTCTTCGCTCCAAGCTGTGATACACACATTAAAAGGTGTGCGAAAAAACGCAGCTTTGCTCAGTAAACAATCACTATCGAGCCTAGCAACTCCGTGCCACAACCTGACCCTCCGTCGAATGACTTAGCCCGATGGTAAGACTTACAAAATCAGCAAGTGAAGTTTTCAAGAGAGCGAGTGGGTAAGCAGCGAATTGGCGAACCGTTGAGCCCAAACAATACTCTTGATACATTGTTTGGCGCGCAGCTCTATAATGTATCGTTTTCGGCCAGCCCCTTAGCTATATGTCTCTCAACCTGAACGAGCACCTATCCGTCGTTATGAAATTGATTCTCTGTACTGGTCTTTTAGTACTAAGCTTTTTTGCCGATGCAAAAGATTTACTGGATGATGCGAGTGATGGCGAAAACAACACGCAGTACTTTTTCGTCAATGGCTATCAGGACCTGTTGCGACTATTCGGAGATCTCGGCTATACCAAAGAAGCCTGGCTAGAAGGCGACCGTGGCATACCACGGCTATATATTGCTGATATACCCCAGCGCTGGAGTTCGCATACCAGCCAAAAAATCACAGTCGACCTGAAAAAACGACTTTTCTTTCGCCTGCTTTTACCTTTAGTCTTGCGCAGCAACGAAATTATTCTCAACGACCGAAAAAAATTGCTAAGACTCGCCGAGCAAAAGTCACTTAATACCGAGCAGCAGCAGTGGCTGACCCAGACGGCGCAGGCTTACGACGTAGCTGAAGGCGACACATCCCAGAGCGCAGTTATTAATCAACTGCTCAAGCGGGTAGACACGCTCCCGCCATCTCTGGTTCTCGCTCAGGCAGCGGAAGAAAGCGGCTGGGGCACCTCGCGCTTTGCCTTTGCCGGCAACGCGCTTTTCGGCCAGTGGACTTGGTCTGGCGAAGGTATAGCCCCACAAAATCGACGCAGCGGCAAAGGGGATTACAAAATAGCCAGCTTCGCCTCGCCGCTGCAATCGGTGCAAGCACACGCGCGCAATTTAAATACACACCATGCCTATCGACCGTTTCGCGAAAGGCGGAAAAGCTACCGAGAACAGAACAGGCCCTTCGATGGTTCGAGCGCTGCCGAGACCTTAACTCGCTACTCAGAGCGAGGCCCGGCCTATGTAAAAACCCTTCACAGCCTTATCGAGTTTAATAATTTACAAGGTACCGATACGGCAACGCTTATGAGCTCCCCGGCGCTGGTTTTAATGCTGCAACATAGCGAGTAACCCTGGCCCTGAATACTTGTTTAGCCCACGAAGAGCACAGTAGTGACAAGCCCCGGTAAAGTCACTGCGGCGGGCTAACAAAGCCTATTCGATGAGCAAATCCAGGGCGTCAGTCGGCGTAGGCGCGCTCAAAGGCAAAAAAACCACAACCCCAAACACACCGTTAGGATCAAAAATACGGAATTTTTAAAACAGGTATCGCTACAGGCGGAACCGTCACCTCAGGATAGCCATGACGCTGGCGGATTTTAGCCGTACAATCGGGGCAAGCATGCCATCAGCAGATGAACCAAGGAGCCATATGAGCACGCCGGATAAAGTCCAACAAGCCCCCCATGAGACCTCGCAAAGCGCCGCCGCTGGCGAGGGCGAATCCCTGCGAAAGCGGCTGAATCGGATTATCTTTGGTTGGGACACCCCTGCGGGCAAGCTATTTGACTTGTGTCTGATTTGGGCCATCAGCATCAGCGTATTGGTGTTGATGCTGGAATCCGTAGAGTGGATTGTGCGTGAATACGAGCCTTGGCTCCGGGCGGCCGAGTGGACGTTTACTCTATTGTTTACCGCCGAATACCTTACCCGAATCTACTGTGCCGAGCGTCGCTGGGCCTACATAAAAAGTTTTTACGGTATTGTCGACTTACTGTCGATTTTGCCGTCTTATCTGGCGTTTTTTATTCCCGGCGCCAATAACCTTTTGATTATTCGCCTGCTTCGAGTACTGCGGATTTTCCGTATCCTTAAGCTCGCGCGCTATTTGAGCGAAGCCAATTTGCTGATGCGCACAATGATGCTGGCACGACGCAAGATTTTTGTATTCTTCTCTTCCGTGCTGGTGCTGTCGGTTATTTTTGGCTCGCTGATGTATATGGTGGAGGGCCCTGCGCATGGCTTTACCAGCATTCCCAAAAGTATTTACTGGACGATTGTGACGATTACCACGGTAGGCTACGGCGACATTGTGCCACAAACCATTTTGGGGCAGATTATCTCCGCCGCTGCCATGCTCACCGGTTATTCTATTATCGCCGTTCCTACCGGTATTCTCACCGCCGAGCTCGCCCAGGAAATGCAGCGTGATCGCCACCGGCGGTATTGCCCCGGCTGCCAGCGCAGCGGACACGAAGCCGACGCAGCACATTGCAAGCATTGCGGTGAGGCTTTACCTGAGGCCAAGTAACTGACATAAGGATCAATACGAGTTCATTCTCAAACGCGGACGCGAACAGACGCGTTATAAGCGGTTATTGGCGCTCGGCTTGACGCAACTGAATCGAGGCGGCCTCAATGCGAGCCCGATAGGATGACTTAACAAAAATAACTGTCGAATCGGGGGGCAGCTTTAACTTTTGCCAATACCGGCGTGATCCAATGATCACCCCACGCTCATCAAAAAATACTGCACTCGCCTCTAGCCTTTTAACCGACGGACTTTTATTGCGTAAAGATATCCAGACATCAATATTGCCCTCACTGTAACCCCCAATTCCCTGAGACTCTACGACTACGCTTGTGCCCTCATCGAGAGGCTGATTGTGCCACAGCAGCGGCAGCTTCAGGCTGGCATCAGGGCAATAATAGGCCTGCAACTTGTCCCGCTGCGGCAACACCTCTGGAGGCTCAGTCTCAAGCTGTAAACAGCGCCCAAGCGACAGCTCAGAAGCTTTGCCTTTAGATGGCAAGCGCTGATAAAGCTGCTGCCAAAATGAACCCGCCGTTACTCTTGCATTCTGCGACATAGCTTGGCCTAATATTTAAACGAAACGTCCCTGTCTCTAACAGTGTATTGGCACCAGAAGTCCGGGTGCAGTTTTAGTATGCAAGGGACCACTGGCAGCGGCCATAACCCATATGGTGCAAATATCGGTAATAGATGCCGAACAAACGGAAGTGGAAAGCGAAAATGGATATGCAGTGTTCCCACAGCAACTTGCGTGAGCAAGCGATTGAGCTGATTTACTCTACCGCCTTTGACGCCAGCGCCTGGAAATCTTTTATGGCATTGATTAAAAAGGAATTGCGGTATGAGCTGGCCAACGTCACCTTGGTTAACAACCAATCTTTAAAACCCATATCGAGGCAGCACCACAATAACCCCAGTGAATATGAATCTTTGTATCTCAAGCATTTTCACTCCCGCGACATTTGGTATAAGGCCCTGCAGGAGCGTTCAAAAGAAGGGGTATTTACCCCGAGCCACAGAGTGGTTACACCAGAAAACTATAAAAAGAGTGAGTTTTATAATGATTTTTTAAAGCGGTACCAGATCAACAATGCGATCGGTGGCT from the Gilvimarinus sp. DA14 genome contains:
- a CDS encoding bifunctional acetate--CoA ligase family protein/GNAT family N-acetyltransferase, which translates into the protein MSLKHIDKLLHPSSVAVIGASNRANRPGNAVMRNLLQASFAGPIMPVNPKYSAINGVLAYGSINELPVVPDLAIICTRADRVPSIIEQLGEFGCRNAIVIAAGLSQLEIDGTTVQQAMLDAAHRWQMRILGPNSIGLMVPRIGLNASYAHTAAQPGKIAFISQSSAVCTTILDWADKRSIGFSHFIALGDGADVDYDELLDYLGRDGKTSAILLYVESIRSGRLFMSAARAASVHKPILVIKTGHTLQSLEAAATVAPDQVGADGVYDAAFRRAGMLRVGELRELFAAVETLAHGKPIHGERLTVLTNGVGPALMAVDTLISNGGRLETLSEETQQRLSEVVPVGGRSANPVNLLGDASPELYQQALEILLDAPEVDNLLVLHGPSALVSGETYAAKVIQTIKRKSGRIPNVLVAWMGEGASVAGRQKFSRAGIASFRTPEGAVGAFMHMVQYRRNQKLLLETPESVPAGIPHDILSARKIVNLAHSRGDNQLNTEDIVPLLQAYGIKTLPTSTALTPGEAALQASSIGFPVALKIVSQDILHKSEVGGVVLNLHAAQEVHQTAENMLKRVATTYPQAKVEGFTLQQMARRAGAYELRIAVKNDPVFGPVILLGEAGTELDTQRHTVVALPPLNMALARYLVIQALAEGKIRDHNLQQPLNRHALEVLLTQVNQIVIDHPEIQELDINPLLASGAELTVLDISVKLGDPQTRQLAIRPYPKELEEPISLKNGREVVLRPIRPEDEAAHREFDRRLLGADRYNRYFAEMPSLGHEQLARQTQIDYDREMAFIASAKCEDGSEETLGVVRALMDPENTEGEFAVVVRADMKGQGLGKRLLLKMLNYCRDSGIDYLTGETMLQNHGMAGLAKSLGFAVKRDMEEGVITMRFDFK
- a CDS encoding ion transporter encodes the protein MSTPDKVQQAPHETSQSAAAGEGESLRKRLNRIIFGWDTPAGKLFDLCLIWAISISVLVLMLESVEWIVREYEPWLRAAEWTFTLLFTAEYLTRIYCAERRWAYIKSFYGIVDLLSILPSYLAFFIPGANNLLIIRLLRVLRIFRILKLARYLSEANLLMRTMMLARRKIFVFFSSVLVLSVIFGSLMYMVEGPAHGFTSIPKSIYWTIVTITTVGYGDIVPQTILGQIISAAAMLTGYSIIAVPTGILTAELAQEMQRDRHRRYCPGCQRSGHEADAAHCKHCGEALPEAK
- a CDS encoding porin family protein, with product MFKQVFSVCVLCASSASVMAQSADNGWRFQPEFSVGGGYGVTKMKDGDFDEDEAAKKAFALVKFNEYIGVEGAYIDFDEASNDVFTFDPSGTSLALILEAPLTEVFSLYAKGGQLWWDSDARLNTDVANLEEDFDGDDTFWGVGTKFQIAEHLDLRVEYERFNFDIERDEVNVLQSEPLNMDVDYASVNLQYTF
- a CDS encoding GNAT family N-acetyltransferase — its product is MKIITAPQSMDIIYSMGFDAWSEGQSLQDYLISCRKSRKYQSGSWYTLCVNDTPVSSLIVYTNQFGLSEHCYGIGSVVTAPTYRRRGYAAYLVSKITQRLLSQHKANAIYLHSDIAADYYHKLGFERVGNSCWMIFRAAGFSGKPCIPSYF
- a CDS encoding glucosaminidase domain-containing protein, giving the protein MKLILCTGLLVLSFFADAKDLLDDASDGENNTQYFFVNGYQDLLRLFGDLGYTKEAWLEGDRGIPRLYIADIPQRWSSHTSQKITVDLKKRLFFRLLLPLVLRSNEIILNDRKKLLRLAEQKSLNTEQQQWLTQTAQAYDVAEGDTSQSAVINQLLKRVDTLPPSLVLAQAAEESGWGTSRFAFAGNALFGQWTWSGEGIAPQNRRSGKGDYKIASFASPLQSVQAHARNLNTHHAYRPFRERRKSYREQNRPFDGSSAAETLTRYSERGPAYVKTLHSLIEFNNLQGTDTATLMSSPALVLMLQHSE
- a CDS encoding alkaline phosphatase family protein, with product MTDTLPLILAGPILRHTTSSQVTLWLCTSRRSHIQVQLHQPDNTVQTFNPTQHQLPAGERCYLQLLHLKLSTPLPEGEPIGYELIFNGEKIALRERLSELCYADEPRPSFIIQPKLKRLLHGSCRKPHHPGEDGLCDADRLMAQTRGNTQQTPALLLMTGDQVYADDVAGPMLAAIHQLIAKLGLRDESFSGATVDDTQSLFSCDNNYYEREQLLPRNKANRDLLELFFGGAEKPIFTSAGAHNHLISLSEMLAMYLLTWSPICWTLVNVQQPPGGMKDQYREQYLNELKHINHFADGLGQVQRLMAHLPSYMIFDDHDVTDDWNLTRGWEETAYGHPFSRRIIGNALIAYWLCQGWGNQPEVFKPLASRLDSLFADEAINRQDELIDTLLDWEHWHYELDTQPPVVVLDTRTRRWRSESSPNRPSGLMDWEALTDMQQKLIGHKSVIMVSPSPVFGVKLIEVVQRIFTFFGKALMVDAENWMAHPGAANVMLNIFSHLKTPPHFIILSGDVHYSFVYDVTIRRRKHSPEITQITASGLKNTFPASLLKWFDRLNRWLYASRSPLNLFTKRRRMKVRQRHVPGQKHDRLLNQCGIGLVELQSEGDHIKASIISRNRQQDFY
- a CDS encoding PRC-barrel domain-containing protein, coding for MSNLRKTVFAKTAALALLGSLSVSPLALAGEMQKNGERSVYESSVNLKAFSQVDKDTSGQVEFSELKSAYQQDLKQRDWSEDKVMDRFDDNADDALNSEEYAVFARELLRSDRLSQSELESQAQTSGQARSLASHPEGSGMTAEMDGEAQGVAQYSTRETADPAESDGPSLASAPATQAKNLEGRDVVNREGETLGEVEKVIVKDNRVTDLVISVGGFIGIGDKEVLVDARQFKAEGNQIVWNTPMSEDQLDNMPEYREEQYSLGH